One Legionella hackeliae DNA segment encodes these proteins:
- a CDS encoding cation:proton antiporter has product MHTGAVFYTIFLIFAGAAILSTIVLYTKQSLLVAYILLGAVLGPWGLQLVSDVSVVQQIGDIGIVFLLFLLGLHLQPQNLVHMLKKITWIAIVSSVLLAFIAYLIGRWFGLGVGESWILGAAMMFSSTIIGLKLLPTTILHHQHTGEVMISILLMQDVIAIIVLIMINGAQGGGFAWNDLVLVGIALPAMTLFGFLVERYILVKLLARFDRTQEYVFLLSIGWCLGMSFLAQQLGLSEDIGAFVAGVTLASSPISLYIAESLKPLRDFFLVMFFFAIGATFNFGFAAQVVIPAFILAFLMLIIKPLLFNLLLTRSGEKKSVAREVGVRLGQASEFSLLVATIALSTKLISEVAANLIQATTILTFIVSSYLVVLKYPTPIALSDKMRKD; this is encoded by the coding sequence ATGCATACTGGGGCAGTATTTTATACCATATTTTTAATCTTTGCTGGTGCGGCCATACTTTCGACAATTGTGCTTTATACAAAGCAATCATTACTCGTTGCCTATATTTTATTGGGTGCTGTGTTAGGTCCTTGGGGCTTACAACTTGTTTCAGATGTCAGCGTTGTGCAGCAGATTGGTGATATTGGGATTGTATTCCTACTTTTTTTATTAGGGTTACATCTTCAACCACAAAATTTAGTTCATATGCTCAAGAAAATAACCTGGATTGCTATTGTCAGTTCGGTATTACTTGCCTTTATCGCTTATTTGATCGGTCGCTGGTTTGGATTAGGGGTAGGGGAATCATGGATTCTCGGCGCCGCTATGATGTTTTCCAGCACTATTATTGGTTTAAAATTATTGCCGACTACAATTTTACATCACCAGCATACAGGTGAGGTAATGATTAGTATCCTGCTGATGCAAGACGTTATTGCTATTATCGTTTTAATTATGATTAATGGAGCCCAAGGCGGTGGTTTTGCATGGAATGATCTCGTTCTAGTTGGAATTGCATTGCCCGCGATGACTCTTTTTGGATTTCTTGTTGAGCGTTATATCCTGGTTAAGTTATTAGCTCGTTTTGATAGAACCCAGGAATATGTCTTTTTGCTTTCGATAGGATGGTGTCTGGGGATGTCGTTTCTTGCACAACAATTAGGTTTATCAGAAGATATTGGCGCATTCGTTGCAGGAGTCACACTTGCTTCAAGCCCAATCTCCCTTTACATCGCGGAAAGCTTAAAACCTTTACGTGATTTCTTTCTGGTTATGTTTTTCTTTGCTATCGGTGCTACGTTTAATTTTGGATTTGCGGCCCAAGTAGTAATCCCTGCCTTTATTTTGGCATTCTTAATGTTAATTATTAAACCCCTCCTATTTAATCTTTTGTTGACCAGATCGGGAGAGAAAAAATCTGTTGCTCGGGAAGTAGGGGTGCGTCTGGGGCAGGCGAGTGAATTCTCATTATTAGTCGCTACTATTGCTTTAAGCACCAAATTAATTTCTGAAGTAGCTGCTAACTTGATTCAAGCTACAACGATTTTAACGTTTATTGTTTCGTCTTATCTGGTGGTGTTGAAATACCCGACGCCAATTGCTTTGTCTGATAAAATGCGTAAGGATTAA
- a CDS encoding efflux RND transporter periplasmic adaptor subunit, translated as MKGTRLALKITIILFLSYILTSCGNSNSKPALPLAEIDVALPLKKRIVEWDEYTGRFQAIEEVDVRSRVTGYLDAIKFKDGQLVKTGDVLFIIDPRPFEYALERAVAQFELAKKQYERAIKLKKESFIAAEAIDQRFQEMQVAQTRVDEAKLNLEFTQVKSPISGKVSRKYVSVGNLIRRNDTVLTKVVSMDPIYFYFEASQNDLLKYIRLAKAGKRPDENSATPMVIKLQDETEYTHQATMNFFDNVVDVGTGTILGRATVPNPEGLIYPGLFGRARLTGSGEYDALLLPDTAINTDQTRKFVYVVDKDNKVQRVYIELGPIRDSSYYIIRKGLKGDEKVVVNGIQRIHVPGQEVKPIMVQLHE; from the coding sequence ATGAAAGGGACGCGGCTTGCCTTAAAAATTACAATAATTTTATTCCTAAGTTATATTTTAACGTCATGTGGAAACTCCAATTCAAAACCTGCACTTCCTTTAGCTGAGATAGATGTTGCGCTTCCTTTAAAAAAACGGATCGTTGAATGGGATGAATATACAGGCCGTTTTCAAGCGATTGAAGAAGTTGATGTTCGCTCCAGAGTTACAGGGTACCTCGATGCGATAAAGTTTAAAGATGGACAGTTAGTTAAAACAGGAGATGTTTTATTTATTATCGACCCTCGTCCTTTTGAGTATGCACTTGAGAGAGCAGTAGCACAATTTGAGCTGGCTAAAAAACAATATGAACGCGCCATCAAATTAAAAAAAGAAAGCTTTATTGCAGCCGAAGCGATCGATCAACGCTTTCAAGAAATGCAGGTAGCTCAGACAAGAGTTGATGAGGCAAAGTTAAATCTGGAGTTTACCCAGGTCAAATCCCCTATTAGTGGTAAAGTTAGTCGCAAGTATGTCAGTGTTGGTAATCTTATCCGTAGGAATGACACCGTCTTAACTAAAGTTGTTTCAATGGATCCTATCTATTTTTATTTCGAGGCAAGTCAAAACGATCTCTTAAAATATATTCGTTTAGCTAAGGCTGGAAAACGTCCTGACGAGAATAGTGCAACTCCTATGGTTATCAAGCTTCAAGATGAAACCGAATATACCCATCAAGCAACAATGAATTTTTTTGATAATGTTGTCGATGTAGGGACAGGAACAATTCTTGGGAGGGCAACAGTACCTAATCCTGAGGGTTTAATATACCCTGGATTGTTTGGACGTGCTCGATTGACTGGTAGTGGAGAATATGACGCTTTGTTATTACCGGATACGGCCATTAACACTGACCAAACTCGAAAATTTGTTTATGTTGTCGACAAGGATAATAAGGTACAACGTGTATACATAGAATTGGGTCCTATCCGAGATAGTAGTTATTATATTATTCGCAAGGGATTGAAGGGGGATGAGAAGGTCGTTGTAAATGGCATTCAGCGCATTCACGTACCTGGCCAAGAAGTCAAGCCAATTATGGTTCAATTGCATGAGTAG
- the lpdA gene encoding dihydrolipoyl dehydrogenase: protein MSGIKTEVVVLGSGPGGYTAAFRAADLGKKVVLIERFDTLGGVCLNVGCIPSKALLHIAKVVDESHEMAEQGVTFGKPKFDNKKLVAWKNSVVSKLTGGLKALSKQRKVEVVTGVAKFSGTHQVIVQGKDGSTTTVDFENAIIAVGSESINLPFIPEDPRIFSSTGALELADIKGSLLVLGGGIIGLEMATVYSSLGVDVTVVEFMDQLIPGADADLVNVLQKRMTKKGVKFLLKTKVTAVETKKDGIYVSMEGQHATDKPLCFHQVLVSVGRKPNGGAISADKAGVNVDERGFIKVDKQMRTNVPHIFAIGDVVGQPMLAHKAIPEGRVAAEVIAGMKHYFDPKCIASVAYTDPEIAWAGLTEKEAKEQGIAYEKGVFPWIASGRALSMGREEGMTKLLFCPETDRILGAGIVGINAGDLIAETALAIEMGCDVEDIALTIHPHPTLSESIALASEAFEGTITDLYMPKKKKDK from the coding sequence ATGAGTGGAATTAAAACAGAAGTAGTGGTTTTGGGCAGTGGTCCTGGTGGTTATACAGCTGCATTTCGTGCAGCAGATTTGGGCAAGAAAGTTGTTCTCATTGAGCGCTTTGATACCTTAGGCGGTGTTTGCTTAAATGTAGGGTGTATTCCTTCAAAAGCGTTACTTCATATTGCTAAAGTAGTTGACGAATCTCACGAAATGGCAGAACAAGGCGTTACCTTTGGAAAGCCAAAATTCGATAACAAGAAACTCGTTGCCTGGAAAAACTCTGTTGTCAGTAAGTTAACAGGTGGCCTTAAAGCGTTATCAAAACAACGAAAAGTAGAAGTAGTTACCGGTGTTGCTAAATTTTCTGGTACCCATCAGGTCATAGTTCAAGGAAAGGATGGCAGCACAACAACTGTTGATTTTGAAAATGCCATTATTGCTGTTGGTAGTGAATCGATTAATCTACCATTTATTCCTGAAGATCCACGCATTTTCAGTTCTACTGGAGCTTTAGAGCTAGCTGACATTAAAGGAAGTTTGCTTGTATTAGGTGGTGGAATTATTGGCCTCGAGATGGCTACAGTCTATTCATCGTTGGGTGTTGATGTGACTGTTGTTGAATTCATGGATCAACTTATACCAGGAGCAGATGCTGATTTAGTCAATGTTTTACAAAAGAGAATGACTAAAAAAGGTGTCAAGTTCTTATTGAAAACAAAAGTTACTGCAGTAGAGACGAAAAAAGATGGCATTTACGTCTCAATGGAGGGACAACACGCCACTGATAAACCATTATGCTTCCATCAAGTTTTGGTTTCTGTAGGAAGAAAACCTAATGGCGGTGCTATCAGCGCTGACAAAGCTGGTGTTAATGTGGATGAGCGTGGGTTCATTAAAGTTGACAAACAAATGCGTACGAATGTGCCTCATATTTTTGCAATTGGTGATGTTGTAGGACAACCTATGCTAGCGCACAAAGCAATTCCTGAGGGAAGGGTCGCAGCCGAGGTCATAGCTGGTATGAAACATTATTTTGATCCTAAATGCATTGCCAGTGTGGCTTATACTGATCCAGAAATTGCCTGGGCAGGATTAACCGAAAAAGAAGCGAAGGAACAGGGCATTGCTTACGAAAAAGGCGTATTTCCCTGGATTGCTAGCGGACGCGCCCTTAGTATGGGACGTGAAGAGGGTATGACCAAGCTTTTATTCTGCCCTGAAACTGATCGCATTCTAGGCGCTGGTATTGTTGGCATTAATGCCGGAGATTTAATTGCAGAAACTGCTTTAGCAATTGAAATGGGATGCGACGTGGAAGATATCGCACTTACGATTCATCCACATCCGACCTTGTCTGAATCAATAGCATTAGCGTCAGAGGCCTTTGAGGGCACTATTACTGATTTATATATGCCTAAAAAGAAGAAAGATAAGTAA
- the rimI gene encoding ribosomal protein S18-alanine N-acetyltransferase: protein MICEIRPMQQSDIARVYEIEQLSHRAPWSRDILSDCVLVGYDCRVLEVMMMSSKQIVGYIICRRNFNICHILNLCVAVAEQRKGYGEKLLEALLHSLANSDSDTVILEVRPSNKAALKLYKKFGFEEDIIKKGYYQDEHGEEDAILLKKIIPHSSSIPSRG from the coding sequence ATGATATGTGAAATACGCCCTATGCAGCAAAGTGATATTGCTAGAGTGTATGAAATTGAACAATTGTCTCATCGTGCTCCCTGGAGTCGAGATATTTTAAGTGATTGTGTTTTAGTCGGTTATGATTGCCGTGTCCTTGAAGTGATGATGATGTCTAGCAAACAAATAGTAGGGTATATTATTTGTCGTAGAAATTTTAATATTTGCCATATACTTAATTTATGTGTAGCAGTAGCTGAGCAAAGAAAAGGCTATGGTGAAAAATTATTAGAAGCACTATTGCATTCATTAGCTAATTCAGATTCTGATACGGTCATTTTAGAAGTGCGGCCTAGCAATAAAGCGGCACTTAAATTGTATAAGAAGTTCGGATTTGAGGAAGATATTATTAAAAAGGGGTATTATCAGGATGAGCATGGTGAAGAAGACGCAATTTTGTTAAAGAAAATTATTCCCCATAGTTCAAGTATTCCCTCTCGAGGGTAG
- the aceE gene encoding pyruvate dehydrogenase (acetyl-transferring), homodimeric type translates to MLYQNSNDIDPIETREWLDALQAVLSTDGSERAAFLLQELINKANTEGVKLKSSINTPYRNTIKPHEEKLIPPDEGIGKRIGALIRWNAVAMVLRAGKYAPELGGHIASYASASTLYEIGFNYFFKGPQGENGGDLIYIQGHSSPGIYARAFLEGRLSEQQLNKFRQEVEVNGLSSYPHPWLMGDFWQFPTVSMGLGPLQAIYQARFLKYLENRGLIKAEGRKVWAFLGDGEMDEPESVGALSIAAREKLDNLIFVVNCNLQRLDGPVRGNGKIIQELEGLFRGAGWNVIKVIWGGRWDSLFARDDKGIMQKRMEECVDGDYQAYKANDGAYVRKHFFGQYPELKKMVENLSDDEIWRLNRGGHDPQKVYAAYAQAVEHRGSPTVILAKTIKGYGMGAAGEGQNITHQQKKMTIEQLRAFRDRFSIPVSDDKITEIPFYRPDENSPEIQYLKKQREALGGYLPSRTSSFKPMKVPDLSAFSAVTQNSGDREISTTMAFVRILSVLLKDKELGKRIVPIVPDECRTFGMEGLFRQIGIYSPVGQLYTPVDHEQVMYYREAKDGQILEEGINEAGAFCSWIAAATSYSSNKLPMIPFYIYYSMFGFQRIGDLAWAAGDMQARGFLLGGTAGRTTLAGEGLQHQDGHSHLLASTIPNCVTYDPTFAYELAVIIQHGLYRMYEKQDNVFYYITVMNENYTQPDMPAGVEEGIIKGMYLLQETKKPGKKHIQLMGSGTILREVITAAKMLQDDFEVTADIWSVTSFNELRRDGLAVERYNRLHPHAKKPQQSYVSEQLADRKGPVIAATDYMRLYADQIRPFVSAPFVSLGTDGYGRSDTRQRLRHFFEVDAKFIAVAALDALAQQGIVPKSTVVDAMKKYGIDSEKQDPVTH, encoded by the coding sequence ATGTTATACCAAAATAGTAATGATATAGACCCAATTGAAACACGTGAATGGCTGGATGCCTTGCAAGCAGTACTTTCTACCGATGGAAGCGAACGTGCAGCATTTCTCTTACAAGAGCTTATTAATAAAGCAAATACTGAAGGAGTGAAGCTTAAAAGTTCAATTAATACACCTTATCGCAATACAATTAAACCCCATGAAGAGAAGCTAATTCCTCCTGATGAAGGTATAGGAAAGCGAATTGGAGCTTTAATCCGTTGGAATGCGGTTGCAATGGTCCTGCGTGCAGGAAAATATGCTCCTGAATTGGGAGGACATATTGCCTCTTATGCCTCTGCATCTACTTTGTATGAAATCGGATTTAATTACTTTTTTAAAGGGCCTCAGGGCGAAAACGGTGGTGATTTAATTTATATTCAAGGACATTCTTCACCCGGTATTTACGCTCGTGCATTTCTTGAAGGGCGATTAAGTGAGCAACAACTCAATAAATTCAGACAAGAAGTTGAGGTCAATGGCCTGTCTTCTTATCCTCATCCCTGGTTAATGGGCGACTTTTGGCAATTTCCTACAGTATCAATGGGATTGGGTCCCTTACAGGCGATTTATCAAGCTCGTTTTCTGAAATATCTTGAAAATCGAGGGTTAATTAAAGCGGAAGGACGTAAAGTTTGGGCTTTTCTTGGTGATGGTGAGATGGATGAGCCCGAATCAGTGGGTGCACTGTCAATTGCTGCTCGTGAAAAATTGGATAATTTAATTTTCGTAGTCAATTGTAACCTGCAACGATTAGATGGTCCTGTGCGTGGCAATGGTAAAATTATTCAAGAATTAGAAGGATTATTCCGCGGCGCAGGTTGGAATGTCATTAAAGTGATTTGGGGGGGGCGCTGGGACTCCTTGTTTGCTCGTGATGATAAAGGAATTATGCAAAAACGCATGGAAGAGTGTGTTGATGGTGACTATCAAGCTTATAAGGCAAACGATGGTGCTTATGTTCGCAAGCATTTTTTCGGTCAATATCCTGAACTGAAAAAAATGGTAGAAAATTTGTCAGATGATGAAATCTGGCGTTTAAATCGTGGTGGTCATGACCCACAAAAAGTTTATGCAGCTTATGCTCAAGCTGTTGAACATAGAGGCAGTCCGACAGTCATTCTTGCTAAAACAATTAAAGGCTATGGAATGGGTGCTGCTGGAGAAGGACAAAATATTACTCATCAACAAAAAAAGATGACAATAGAGCAACTCCGTGCTTTCAGGGATCGATTTAGCATACCGGTCAGTGATGACAAAATCACAGAAATTCCTTTTTATCGTCCAGATGAAAATAGCCCTGAAATCCAATACTTGAAAAAGCAACGAGAAGCTCTGGGAGGTTACCTGCCATCCAGAACTAGTTCCTTTAAGCCAATGAAAGTTCCTGATTTATCTGCATTTTCAGCAGTGACGCAGAACAGCGGCGATCGCGAAATTTCCACAACGATGGCATTTGTTCGTATTTTATCTGTTTTACTTAAGGATAAAGAATTAGGTAAGCGCATTGTTCCTATTGTTCCTGATGAATGCCGTACTTTTGGGATGGAAGGTTTATTCCGTCAGATTGGTATTTATTCGCCAGTAGGTCAATTGTATACCCCAGTAGATCACGAACAAGTTATGTATTATCGAGAAGCGAAAGATGGTCAAATTCTTGAGGAAGGTATTAACGAAGCTGGTGCATTCTGCTCATGGATTGCAGCCGCGACATCCTATAGCTCTAATAAATTGCCGATGATTCCATTCTACATTTATTACTCAATGTTTGGTTTCCAACGTATTGGCGACTTAGCCTGGGCTGCAGGTGATATGCAGGCTAGAGGGTTTTTATTGGGTGGTACAGCAGGTAGGACCACTCTTGCCGGTGAAGGATTACAACATCAGGATGGACATAGTCATCTTCTGGCTTCAACAATTCCTAATTGTGTGACTTATGATCCAACGTTTGCTTATGAATTAGCTGTTATTATTCAGCATGGTTTATATCGTATGTATGAAAAGCAGGATAATGTTTTTTATTACATTACGGTAATGAACGAAAACTATACACAGCCTGACATGCCGGCTGGTGTGGAAGAGGGCATTATTAAGGGAATGTATTTGCTACAAGAAACAAAGAAACCTGGTAAAAAGCATATTCAATTAATGGGTTCTGGAACTATTCTCCGTGAGGTGATTACTGCCGCAAAAATGCTGCAGGATGATTTTGAGGTTACTGCAGATATATGGAGTGTCACGAGCTTTAATGAGTTAAGACGTGATGGTTTGGCTGTTGAACGTTACAATCGTTTGCATCCTCATGCTAAGAAACCACAACAAAGTTATGTCAGTGAGCAGTTGGCTGATCGTAAGGGTCCTGTAATCGCTGCGACAGATTATATGCGGTTATATGCTGATCAAATCAGACCGTTTGTTTCTGCTCCATTTGTTAGTTTAGGAACTGATGGTTATGGACGCAGTGATACACGTCAGCGCTTACGTCACTTCTTCGAGGTTGATGCGAAATTCATTGCCGTGGCAGCGTTAGATGCTTTGGCGCAACAAGGGATAGTGCCTAAATCAACGGTTGTTGATGCGATGAAAAAATATGGCATTGATAGTGAAAAACAGGATCCAGTAACTCACTAG
- a CDS encoding MFS transporter: MASFIIWSLAALTYFYQYFMRVAVGSLSGYLMSDFSLTIFQINDLAVLFFISYVTFLLIAGILIDRFGVKIMLFLASFVAGVACFIFAYSTNEIQLIIGRFAMGASASFSLTGAQTIIRMYFSDRLFPIFSGLTLTVGVIGAIVGGLPLIEASRYEGWRIIMQYAGCGSITLAFLLYLFLGKKKQLHNSEYDFKHLMKDFKQFLKTRRAWLPGIYGGLMLSPIIAFASFWAAPFLITHYNYSLEFAEFLASFVFIGYACGSPAHALLAEKVGLKKAMISAPTVATICMILLLSIKLPLPLMIICLFIQGTTVGAFVLTMVITKLSTPQDIAASSFGFNVLISQLVGASVLWIIGHYIYIWHHVAVGKTRLYPVVSLYHAMYLLIAASLLAIVIASLIKIPVKEVTKS, encoded by the coding sequence ATGGCTTCATTCATCATATGGAGCTTGGCGGCTTTAACTTATTTTTATCAATATTTCATGCGAGTTGCTGTGGGTAGTTTGTCAGGATATCTCATGAGTGACTTTTCGTTAACAATTTTTCAAATCAATGATCTGGCAGTACTCTTTTTCATATCCTATGTTACGTTTTTACTTATTGCTGGAATTCTCATCGATCGATTTGGGGTTAAAATTATGCTGTTTCTGGCCTCATTTGTAGCCGGGGTGGCGTGTTTTATTTTTGCTTATTCAACCAATGAAATTCAACTCATAATAGGTCGTTTTGCGATGGGGGCTTCGGCTTCTTTTTCATTAACTGGTGCGCAAACAATCATTAGAATGTACTTCAGCGATCGCTTATTCCCCATATTTTCTGGCTTAACCCTTACTGTTGGTGTTATCGGTGCTATTGTAGGTGGTCTCCCTTTAATTGAAGCGAGTCGTTATGAAGGCTGGCGTATAATAATGCAATATGCTGGTTGCGGTTCCATTACATTAGCATTTTTGCTTTATCTATTTTTGGGCAAGAAGAAACAACTCCATAACTCAGAGTATGATTTTAAACACTTAATGAAAGATTTTAAGCAGTTCCTTAAAACCAGACGAGCCTGGTTGCCTGGCATTTATGGTGGATTAATGCTTAGTCCAATTATTGCTTTTGCGAGTTTTTGGGCGGCCCCTTTTTTAATTACTCATTACAATTATTCTCTTGAATTTGCAGAGTTCTTGGCCTCTTTTGTTTTTATTGGATATGCATGTGGCAGTCCTGCTCATGCATTGCTGGCTGAAAAGGTGGGTTTAAAAAAAGCGATGATCTCAGCCCCAACTGTAGCGACTATCTGTATGATTTTGCTTTTAAGTATTAAGCTGCCCTTGCCATTAATGATTATCTGTCTTTTTATTCAGGGCACCACAGTTGGGGCATTCGTCCTCACTATGGTGATCACTAAACTCAGCACTCCTCAAGATATTGCTGCCAGTTCATTTGGCTTTAATGTGTTAATTTCACAATTAGTAGGGGCATCAGTTTTATGGATAATTGGACATTATATTTACATTTGGCACCACGTTGCAGTAGGAAAAACCAGACTTTATCCGGTTGTATCTTTATATCATGCAATGTACTTACTAATTGCTGCTTCGCTTTTGGCCATTGTAATTGCATCATTAATTAAAATACCTGTTAAAGAAGTTACTAAATCCTAA
- the aceF gene encoding dihydrolipoyllysine-residue acetyltransferase, whose protein sequence is MAEIQIKVPDIGGSTDVDVIEVMVKPGDEISSNASLITLESDKASMEIPSPQAGKIKSLQVKVGDKVSEGDVILTLIVDEAESTKSAPESTEVTKQDESEKPKAQESKQTKATSASQRLEVRIPDIGGATDVDVIEIMVTVGQSIEKDQSLITLEGDKATMDIPSPAAGVVENVSVKVGDKVSQNSLVLILKTEQGDIAAEETPTAAEKIESDQEQPREKQASTEVVAVHTLPESTVGSNIPAGPAVRRMAREFGINLAEVKGSGRKARITKEDLQAYVKGRLSEKPATGGFALPTAPVIDFSKFGDIETKPLNKIKRLTGLNVHRSWITIPHVTQFDEADITDLEAFRKSSSEDASLTGYKLTMLAFVTKVVGKALAVYPQFNASLDASGENLIYKKYCNIGIAVETPNGLVVPVIRNVDRLSVAEIAIEMGKLSAKAREKGLMPADMSGGCFTISSLGGIGGTAFTPIVNSPEVAILGLSRSSIKPVYQNGEFKPRLMLPLSLSYDHRVIDGAEAARFTRFIAEALGDIRRILL, encoded by the coding sequence ATGGCAGAGATTCAAATTAAAGTCCCTGATATCGGTGGCTCGACAGATGTTGATGTAATTGAGGTAATGGTAAAGCCTGGGGATGAAATTAGCAGTAATGCATCGTTAATTACCCTGGAATCTGATAAAGCAAGCATGGAAATTCCCTCACCTCAAGCAGGGAAGATAAAATCATTACAAGTTAAAGTAGGTGATAAGGTTTCCGAAGGCGATGTTATTTTAACATTGATAGTAGACGAAGCAGAAAGTACAAAATCAGCACCTGAATCTACTGAAGTAACAAAACAAGATGAAAGTGAGAAACCCAAAGCTCAAGAATCTAAACAGACAAAAGCTACTAGTGCCAGCCAACGTCTTGAAGTTCGAATTCCTGACATCGGTGGTGCAACAGACGTTGATGTTATCGAAATTATGGTCACTGTAGGTCAGTCCATTGAGAAAGATCAATCCCTTATTACCTTGGAAGGCGATAAAGCTACAATGGATATTCCTTCTCCGGCTGCTGGAGTTGTGGAAAACGTGTCTGTGAAAGTAGGCGATAAGGTTTCTCAGAATAGTCTTGTTTTAATTTTAAAAACAGAACAAGGTGATATTGCAGCTGAAGAAACGCCTACAGCAGCAGAAAAAATTGAATCTGATCAAGAGCAACCAAGAGAAAAACAAGCGTCAACCGAAGTTGTAGCCGTGCATACACTACCAGAAAGTACAGTGGGTAGTAATATTCCTGCAGGTCCTGCTGTAAGACGCATGGCTCGTGAGTTTGGGATAAATTTAGCTGAAGTTAAAGGAAGTGGGCGGAAAGCGCGGATTACCAAAGAAGATTTACAAGCTTATGTAAAAGGAAGATTAAGTGAAAAACCTGCTACTGGAGGTTTTGCCTTACCGACAGCTCCCGTGATTGATTTTAGCAAATTTGGTGATATTGAAACTAAACCTCTTAATAAAATTAAACGCTTGACAGGTCTTAATGTTCACCGTTCATGGATTACCATTCCTCACGTGACCCAGTTTGATGAGGCAGACATTACTGATTTGGAAGCATTCAGGAAATCATCTTCTGAAGATGCTTCATTAACAGGGTACAAATTGACAATGCTTGCATTTGTAACCAAAGTGGTGGGTAAGGCATTAGCCGTTTACCCTCAATTTAATGCATCGTTGGATGCTTCTGGTGAAAACTTAATTTATAAGAAGTATTGCAACATTGGTATTGCTGTTGAAACTCCCAATGGTTTGGTTGTTCCTGTAATCCGTAATGTAGATAGATTATCCGTTGCCGAAATTGCTATAGAAATGGGTAAACTAAGTGCTAAAGCCCGCGAGAAAGGATTAATGCCAGCGGACATGAGTGGCGGCTGCTTTACTATTTCTAGCTTGGGTGGCATAGGAGGAACTGCATTTACACCAATTGTGAATAGTCCTGAAGTTGCTATTCTTGGTTTATCTCGTTCCAGTATAAAACCTGTTTATCAGAATGGTGAATTCAAGCCGCGCTTGATGTTGCCTTTATCGTTATCTTATGACCATCGTGTTATAGATGGTGCTGAAGCTGCACGTTTTACACGATTTATTGCAGAGGCTTTGGGAGATATTCGCCGCATTTTATTGTAA
- a CDS encoding CobD/CbiB family protein, translating into MKLFVIVLCLLSERYLVHTVSHNRFYWFSSYFAAISQKLRTTDASLLSQISILLAVVLPPIILAWVIFYIFGHIIFGLIGLLLNLIIFYYCLGPQNPFYPVRAEGEDQDNEGVVGNYFAKVNGQLFAVIFWYILAGPLGVLLYRLISLCQEQLPTMHLSRIITNLLEWIPARLTVLLYLLVGNFQRGIHFFAQAFFSAPEKNDTLLSTGGLLAARTNDNEPVPMPYAESLVEHALIVYLVFLALFTLVSWL; encoded by the coding sequence ATGAAATTATTTGTCATTGTCCTTTGTTTACTAAGTGAGCGTTATCTTGTTCATACAGTCTCACATAATAGATTTTATTGGTTTTCGTCGTATTTTGCTGCCATTAGCCAGAAGCTTCGCACAACAGATGCGTCTCTACTTAGCCAAATCTCGATTTTACTGGCTGTTGTTTTACCACCGATAATATTGGCTTGGGTGATTTTTTATATTTTTGGTCATATTATTTTTGGTTTAATCGGTTTATTGCTTAATTTGATTATCTTTTATTATTGTTTGGGTCCACAAAATCCCTTTTATCCTGTAAGAGCGGAGGGTGAAGACCAAGATAATGAAGGAGTAGTTGGAAATTATTTTGCCAAGGTCAATGGTCAATTATTCGCTGTTATTTTTTGGTATATCCTCGCAGGCCCATTGGGTGTACTTCTTTATCGACTGATCTCATTGTGTCAGGAACAATTACCGACAATGCACCTGTCGAGAATTATAACGAATCTTCTGGAGTGGATACCTGCAAGATTGACAGTTCTTTTATACTTGCTGGTTGGCAATTTCCAGAGAGGGATTCATTTCTTTGCTCAGGCATTTTTTTCGGCACCAGAAAAAAATGATACGCTATTAAGTACTGGAGGATTGCTTGCTGCCCGTACGAATGATAATGAACCGGTGCCAATGCCCTACGCTGAAAGCTTGGTTGAGCATGCCTTGATTGTGTATTTAGTTTTTCTGGCATTGTTTACTCTTGTATCTTGGTTATAA